The genome window CTGATTGGCAGCACCTGGAAAAACCTGTACATCCCCAAAGTGGGCATTCATGGAGCGGTGGGCCTGGTCACGCCAGGCATGGCTGAGGACTACCAGAAGACCACCCTGGATTTTCTGAAAGGCCTGTAAACCCCTCAAACAGATCAAACAGAAAAACCAGGACCAGTGTGGTCCTGGTTGGAAGTTTGAGGAGGGTTATTTGGCCTGCAGAATCACGCCACGGTTGCGGGTGAACTGCTGGTAGGCCTCGGTTTCGGCCAGCACGTCCTCGGTCTGCACATCAATCAGGAGGGCACCGTTCTGGCGAAGTTGCTCGTACTGGTGGGCCAGGGAGCGTTTGGTTCCGGCTTCCAGCACACTGCCAATCACTGCACCGTTGATCATGCCCAGAATGGTGCTGATCATCAGCAAAGGCCCCAGGTTGCCGCCCACACTGAAAAAGGCCAGGAAGCCCACCAGCACCCCAATGGCAGTTCCAATCAGGACACCATAGAGGATGCCATAACCCACATCTTGCTGGTGGAGTTTCGGATCGTTGATGCTGAGTTTCTGGATGTTGATTTTGAGGTGGGGATTTCCACCAAGGGTTTCAAGTACATTACGGGCTTGCTGCTGGTCTGTGAATGCTGCGCTGATGCGTCTCATGCGGCCTCCGGGCTGTCCTTTAACAAAGTAGGGTTTCTGGCTGAAGTTCAGTTGAAGAAATGCTTGAAGCTTTCTTCATCTCTGTTTTTTAGATCCAGAAAACCCGCCAAAGTTCCGAAGCACTACAGTTTCTAAAGCAAGGGTAAAGAAACCATGAGAAAGGGCATGAAAAAGAGCATGAAAAAGAGCAGAGGGGTTTCCTCTGCTCTCTGGTGTGAACATTGTGGAGCTTACTTGATGGACCCCATCGCCAGACCCCGGATGATCTGCCGTTGCAGGAACACGAACATCAGGACCATCGGCAGGGTGGCCAGCACAGCAGCAGCCATCACCTGTTCCCACTCCACGGTATAGCGCCCACCCACCAGACTGAACACCCGCATGGTGATGGTGGCATGCTCGGGGGTGCGCAGCACCAGGAAGGCCAGCACGAACTCGTTCCAGCAGTAAATGAAGCTGAAGAGGGCTGCAATGGCAGAGGCGGGCAGGGCCAGGGGCAAGAAGATGTGGATGAAACTCTGAAATCTGGAGCAGCCATCAATCCAGGCGGCTTCTTCCAGTTCACCGGGGATGGTGTTGAAGTAGCTTTGCAACATCCAGGTGCAGAATGCGATGTTGAAGGTGGCATAAATCAGGATCAGGGGCGTGAAGCTGTCGATCAGTTTCAGGGTGGCCACCACCTTGAAAATTCCCACCGTGATGATGATGGGACTGACCATCTGGGTGACCAGCAGGAACTGGCGGTAAAACCCCGTGAAACGCCGGGAGTGGTTGAAGCGGCTCAGGCTGTAAGCGGCAGGAAAGCTCACCAGCAAGGCCAGGAAGGTGGCGGCCACCGTCACCCAGATGCTGTTGAGCATGTTCTGCCCGAAGCCCAGTTGCCAGACTTTGGCAAAGTTGCCCCATTCCAGATGGCTGCCAAACCAGGTGGGTGGGTTGCTGTACACCTCTGCGGCGGGCTTGAGGGCAGTGGTGATCATCACGGCGTAAGGAAAGAGGGTCAGGATCACGATGGGGCTGAGGACCAGCCAGTAGATCACACTTTTGAAGGCTTTGGACTGCATCAGGCTCTCCTGGCGTCTGGAGGTGTTGGGAACACTGCGAACTTGTTTAAGCACGGACCTCATCCCCTTCTTTTGCAACACGGGCGTACACCAGACTGAAAATCAAAAGCATGATCAGCATGATGATGCCCAGTGCTGCACCTTTCCCTGGATCCCCGAAGAATTTGGCACTGGTGGCCTTGTACAGGTACGT of Deinococcus roseus contains these proteins:
- a CDS encoding carbohydrate ABC transporter permease, with the translated sequence MLKQVRSVPNTSRRQESLMQSKAFKSVIYWLVLSPIVILTLFPYAVMITTALKPAAEVYSNPPTWFGSHLEWGNFAKVWQLGFGQNMLNSIWVTVAATFLALLVSFPAAYSLSRFNHSRRFTGFYRQFLLVTQMVSPIIITVGIFKVVATLKLIDSFTPLILIYATFNIAFCTWMLQSYFNTIPGELEEAAWIDGCSRFQSFIHIFLPLALPASAIAALFSFIYCWNEFVLAFLVLRTPEHATITMRVFSLVGGRYTVEWEQVMAAAVLATLPMVLMFVFLQRQIIRGLAMGSIK